One Curtobacterium sp. MCLR17_007 DNA window includes the following coding sequences:
- a CDS encoding SDR family oxidoreductase has product MTTAPNTQTTPRTALVTGASSGIGEAIARELAADGLTVAVHGRNEERTRAVAADIERQGGRAVALTADLSASAAEVRAFAAEALDQLGGRVDVLVNNAGLYPGGPTESLSDDTVDALLATNIRAPHVLVAALAPGMTERGSGHIVNIGSWMARVGVPFMALYPATKAAVEQLTRAWAAEYGHRGIRVVTVAPGATATPGNADSAEVLAAMTQGTPAGRPVQPVDIARAVRWVVSDQAAFVTGGTIDVDGGIASTRLA; this is encoded by the coding sequence ATGACCACAGCACCGAACACCCAGACCACCCCCCGCACCGCCCTGGTGACCGGCGCCTCGAGCGGCATCGGTGAAGCAATCGCCCGCGAACTCGCCGCCGACGGCCTGACCGTCGCCGTCCACGGCCGCAACGAAGAGCGCACCCGAGCGGTCGCCGCCGACATCGAGCGCCAGGGCGGCCGGGCCGTTGCGCTCACGGCCGACCTCTCCGCCAGCGCCGCGGAGGTCCGGGCCTTCGCGGCAGAGGCGCTCGACCAGCTCGGAGGCCGCGTCGACGTCCTCGTGAACAACGCCGGGCTCTACCCCGGCGGCCCGACCGAGTCGCTGTCCGACGACACCGTCGACGCCCTGCTCGCGACGAACATCCGGGCGCCCCACGTCCTCGTCGCTGCACTCGCTCCCGGCATGACGGAGCGCGGAAGCGGCCACATCGTGAACATCGGCTCGTGGATGGCGCGCGTCGGCGTCCCGTTCATGGCCCTCTACCCCGCGACGAAGGCCGCGGTCGAGCAGCTCACCCGGGCCTGGGCCGCCGAGTACGGGCACCGCGGGATCCGAGTCGTGACCGTCGCGCCGGGCGCGACGGCGACGCCGGGCAACGCGGACTCGGCCGAGGTCCTCGCGGCGATGACGCAGGGCACGCCGGCCGGGCGGCCGGTGCAGCCGGTCGACATCGCGCGCGCCGTCCGGTGGGTCGTCTCCGACCAGGCCGCGTTCGTCACGGGCGGCACGATCGACGTCGACGGTGGGATTGCCTCGACGCGGCTCGCCTGA